In the Balaenoptera ricei isolate mBalRic1 chromosome 1, mBalRic1.hap2, whole genome shotgun sequence genome, CAGTTACCTCCAGGGGAGGAAGTTAGGCTGTGAGCTGGCAGGAGGTTGCCTCAGACAGGAAGGCCCAATAGGCCAGAGCAGGGTGGAGGGAAAGGACCCAAGTTGGGAGATTCCCAGGGCAGGGTGGTGAGCAGATATGTGTGTGCACCTGTGCGTCTGGCTGCGTGTTCATGTGTGTGCATTTCCCATGTGTGTGCAGGTGCATGTATTTCTGCATTTAACTAGTCAAACTTTTACTAACCGTCTGCTGTGTGCACAGTTCTGGCTTTGAGGATGAGGCCCTGTCCCTGActtcaaggagctcacaatcTAGCTTGGGGGATACGGTATGTGTGTGCAAAAGTGTGTGTGATTTGTATATATCTAAGGACAGGTCTTTGTCCCTGGACTTATTCTTGTATAGGTGAACCCATCCGTGGGTCCTTGTCTCCCctgtgtgcatgtgcctgtgtgCAGGTTTAAGGATATGTTACATACATCTCTTGGTCTGGACATGGATCTGGGCCTGTGACTGCATAGGGCCCTTTATGGGGGACCGGGTATGCATGAGCCTGTCTTTATATAGGTGTCAGTGTGCATGTGTGACCAGGTGTGCATCTCACTGTGGGGAACTATATCTACATGTATCAGTGTGCACATGTACATGTCTACATGTCTTTGAGTGTGTCCCTGAGTATGTTCATGGGTCTCTGTATGCatgtgtccatgagtgcatctcATGCCACCTTGATCTCAGCCTTCCTGGGCTTGTACCCTGCCCACCATGGGGGGTGTATATTTGGGCAGAAAAGGCAATTGGCTCCAGGATGTGCCCTGTATATGGGCAGGCCTTTACCTGACCCTTGCTCTGCCCCCAGGGAGCCACGTGTGCCCAGCCTGGGCGCTGCCCCAGCTGATGCCCCAGAGGGGCCACCCATCTGAAAAGGGGCTCTGGTCCCTGCCTGGCCTCCTCATGGCACATGAGCCACAGCCTGAGGCTGATGGGCTAttggatctcagtttcctgacAGAGGAGGAGCAAGAGGCTATTGCCAAGGTCCTGAAGCGAGATGCTCACTTGCGCCAGTTGGAGGAGGGACGGGTCAGGTAAGGCAGAGTAGGGGAGCCCCAGAGGAAGGGGCCTCAGGCACTGGGGGGCTTGGGTGACTCCCACCCTCTCTCCTACCAATGTGCAGCCTGTCAGATAACTGGGTAGATCTTGTTTTTGCCCACTGGTCCACTCCACCCTTGGCCGGCTCAGTTCATCACCTCTCCCAGGGTGGCTACACCAGCTCCCTTGCCGGCCTCCCTGCCTCCGGGCTCGCCCTTTCTGGCCCCCCCCTCCATGCTGCAGCTGGGACTCTCCAGATCTGTCTTTAATATCCTCTCCTGAAACCTCACATGGTTCCTCAGCATCTCCTGTCAGGGGCAAGCTCCGAAGCGTGGTCCACAAGGCCTCCCTGGTTGGAACCTGCCAGCCTCTTCCACCAGTAAGCCTCACCCcctgacacacatacacaaaatgtcCACTGCAGCCACTTGGGTGATCCACAGTCCCCGAACACACCCTTCGCCTTTATGATGTTTCTCCTGCCTGGAAGAGCACAATGGCAGAGCAGCATGGGACTTACTTACAAGTAGTGTTTGGGGACAGACACTTCCTAGCTTGTACCAGCACcactctcctcatctgtaaaatggagctaacgAGCCCTACCTCATAGAATTAGGAAGGATTATACACAGTCATTTaatgaataataattatttttcttctctacctGGAGAACTCCAATTTGTCATTTAAGAGCAATTcacatgtcacctcctctgggaagccctccaGTATTCTCACAGGCAAAGCTGGCCCTCTTACATACATCATGGCTCTACCTCACTATAGTGTACTTGTCTATTCTGGACTCAGTCTCCCCACCAACCTGAGCTCCTCCAAAGCAGGGATCAAGTCTGATTTGCTGTTGTATCCCTGGCCCCAggtacagggcctggcacagagtgggtggCAATAATGTTGATTGCCTGGGTGGTGACAGCCAcgccctcccccatcctccagcAAGCTCCGGACATCGCTGGCAGACCCTGGGCAGCTGAAGATCCTTacaggggactggttccaggaagCACGCTTCCAGCGGCACCACCACGCCCACCTTGGCTCTGACCTTGTTCGTGCCTCCATCCGCAGGAAGAAGGGCTCCAGGGGTGAGAGGAGCTCCCCAGAGTGGGGCACGCCTTGGGCAGCCCAGGTCACCGGGTGTATGTGGACAAGGAGAGAGGGCCCCTGGTTTCAGTTCCAGCTGCCCCTGgcactgtgtgactttgagtgGGCACCACCCCTCCATGGGCTACAGGAGGTGGGTGGGCATCTCCAAGGGCCAGACATCCTGAGAAGAGAGTTTCACAGAACTTCTCACCTGGGTGCAGGAGACCAGGCTCAGGGCAGCGATGCGGaggctgaggctgctgggaaagagACCGAAGAGGCGCTGGAGCCCAGGTGAGGAGGAATGGCAGGGAGTGGAGGGTGCCTCCCAGTCACCTGGGGCCCATCTCTGACTatacctctccctcctcccaggctccCCATGGACGAGGCCCCCCAAGAGAGGTTCAGCGAGGCTGAGGTGagtaatgaatgactgaatgggcTAATGAATGAATGTACAGTGTCCCTGGCATGGAGGTGGGATGTGCTGGGGAAAGAGCCCAGCCTGAGAATCAGGAGACCCTGGCCTGGGCCTCTGTCATCCTCCTCTGTCAAATGGGGGTGTGGGCCCATCCTCTAAAGGAAACTCTGAATTGGTTACTAGGGGTGGAGTGTGGACTGAGCTGGGTGAGGTCCAAGACTCAGATGCCACCAAAGGGACCCTGGGAGTTAGGTAGGGCAGGCCCTGAAGTGTGAAGGGGTGTGAAGTACAGGCCAGACTGGTCCTGCAGCTAGTTGCCAGCTCTGCCCTGAGGGCAGTGCAAAATCTGAAGCTGGAACCTCTGACCCCTTCACCACTGGCCCCCCTGTGACTTCTACCCCTTGCTTCTTTCAGGGACCTGATTTCCCCTCACCATATGTCCCCCCAAAGGCTTCAGATCATGAGGAGGAGCCCCAGGCCCAAGAAGGTGAGTGGGAAGGTGTGTGTTGGGAGCACAGAGAGGTTGCGGGGATCAGAGGCAGCTCTAAGTGACCCCAGCCACCTGTGTTCACCTTCCTCATCCTGCTTAGGGGGTGGCGACCGCAGGGCAGCACTGAGGTCTGAATGGGGGTTGTAAACCAGTCCTTCCAAATTTGCTCAGGGGCAGggcgggcaggggaggggctCACTGAGCTGTTtgtgcccctcccagcccctggccccgggGGCGTTCAGGTCTTCGCTGCTGAGGAGGCTGACCCCGAGCTGGAGCCTCCGtcgaggggagaggaggagccgcagcccccgcctgcccaggTAGGCGGGAGCGGCCCGCGGCTGCTCTCAAGACCCGGAGCAGACTCTTGGCGGGGAGTGCAGCTGCCCGAGGCTGCGAGCGGTCCGGGACCGAGAGCGGtcgcgggaggggcggggcgtTAGGGGGCGCCCCCGTCACTTACCCCCTTCTCAGACCCAGGAGGCGTCCGAGATCCTGGAGAATGGGGAGGAGGCCCCGGGGCCCGACCTGTCACTCGACCGCGTGCTCAGCAGCAGCTCCTCCATGTCCAGCCTCAACTCCTCCACGgtgagggggtgagggggtgagggagaaggcctggggtgggggtggggtgcgcCTCCCCTCCCCGTATCCCGAGGCGTTGCCCCTGCATGACCCCTCCCTTGACCCCCGGACCTGACACTCCAGCCTCCAGGCAAGCTACCTCACTttaccccccttcccccccatctGAACCCTCCGCGCTCCCCTTCCCCGGCCCCGACGTGAGCCCCGCAGCCCGCCCTGACCTCCCCACCCTCCGTCCGCAGCTGAGCAGCAGCCAAATGAGCCTGTCCGGGGAGGCGGAGGCGGGCGCGGTGCAGGTCCGCGGCTCCCTGCACTTCGCGCTGCGCTACGAGCCGGGTGCCGCCGAGCTGCGCGTGCACGTGATCCAGTGCCAGGGCCTGGCCGCCGCCCGGCGCCGCCGCTCCGACCCGTGAGTGTCTGACCCCGCGAGGAGGGGCACTAGGGAGCCGCTCTCACTGCCCAACCCCACCGCttttcttggcctcagtttcctcatcttcaaaatgggaATAACGTTCTTGGTAGACGCGGGAGCTGGGTGAGATAACTCCTGTAAAGCGCTGCACGAGGCCTGGCACGCGAAGCTGCGTTCCCGGCTGTGGCTGGGCAGTAGGCGCTGGAAGGGGCTGGAGGGGTAAAGGGGTCCCCCTTCACCTCCGGTCCTCACCTGCCCCGCTCCAGCTACGTCAAAAGCAAACTCCTCCCGGATAAGCAGAGCAAGCGCAAGACCTCAGTGAAGAAACGGAATCTGAACCCGGTCTTCAACGAGACTCTCTGGGTGAGGCTGCGACGCCAGGGCGGCCCCCCATTAATGAACCGAACGCCCCTTCCTGCGGGGACCGGGTGGCAGGGGCAGCCATGGTGTCGTCATTGCCGGTCGCTCCAATCCTCCATTCTGCGGGAGTAACGGCAGGGAGGGCCTCGCATTAACGCGCTCTCCAACATGTCAGTCTAGAGGTGGGCGCGGCGCTTGTCCAGACCCCCATTAATACCGTCCGGGGCTCCCCAGGATTCCTTCCAGCAAGGAGCGTGGTAGGATAAGCCCCAGCCAACACTCCCGCAACACTGAGGCCGGGGCCATCGACGCTGCTTCTTTAAAGTGCACCTCCTGTCCCCAGTACTCCGTCCCGCAGGCCGAGCTCCGGGGCCGCGTGCTGAGCCTGTCCGTGTGGCACCGCGAAAGCCTGGGTCGCAACATCTTTCTGGGCGAAGTCGAAGTGCCCCTGGACACGTGGGACTGGGACTCCGAGCCCACCTGGCTCCCCCTGCAGCCCCGGGTGAGCAGCTGGCCCGCGCGGGTAGACCCGCGGCACAGATCTCCCGCCTTTACCGCCCTGGGCTTTCCCCCAGTCTCCCTCAGCCTCGAAACCTTACGGCCCCATGCAGAGGTCTGTCCCTGACTGCCGGTGGCGGGGCTCTCGGATTCCCCAGGCCGTTCTCTCGGCAGCCCCCTCCAAGACCCCTCCCCGATAGGCCCGCCCCGTCGGTGTCTGGAGACTCCGCTCCCTTCCGGCCCCTTTTCCCTAGGACTTTGTCCCCACCCCCTGACGAGCCCGCCTCTCGCAGGTCCCGCCCTCTCCCGACGACCTTCCCAGCCGCGGACTGCTCTCTCTGTCCCTCAAGTACGTGCCCGCTGGCTCTGAGGGTGAGTGACTGCCGGCGAGAGGCCAAGCTGGACGGGCCTTGAGAGGCAGGGAATCTCTGTCCCGCAATGGTGAGGGACAAGTGTCTGTCCTTGGGACAGGGCCTGAGCTGAGCCTCTTCGCAGGCGCAGGACTGCCCCCGAGCGGGGAGCTGCACTTCTGGGTGAAGGAAGCTCAGGACCTCGTGCCTCTGCGCCCAGGATCCCTGGATACCTACATACAATGGTGAGGGGCATCGGTACTTCCccgcttcccttcccttctcatgCAGTGGAGCTCCCCACCTTCAACAAACCCCTTCTAATCACCCACCCTTGATTCACCACTCTGGGTTTTGACCGCTGAGCAGAGGTGGAGGGGACGGCTTGAGCAAAGGCCTGGAGTCAGGAGAGTTGAGCACTCCTCTGAACAGCTGCATTTCAGTGACTGGAGCATAGGacttgttggagagctgaggctGAGACCTGGGAGGTCTCAGGGGCCTGTCCATGGAGGACCTGGAAAGCCAGGCTGTGGGGTTTGGTCCTCAACTTGCAGTTCAGTGGTTTTGAAAGTAAGCACCGGAGGAATTCTAGGGGTGCCTCCAGGTGCTGTCCCACCCTCAGAGAGTAAAATAGAGGTAGGCCAATGAGGTTCTGAGTTCCCAGCCTTGATTCAACAAGaggcattgtttttcttttaggtttCGTACTTCTGAGTAATATTTTTGTCTTGCAGAAAGGGCTCCAAGGCTTTAAAAAGTTTGGAAACTACTTCTGGGGGGCTGTGAAGGTGATTGAGCTGAGGAGTAGCAGAACTGCATTTCAGAGACATTACTCTGGGGTCCTGTGAATAGGTGTTATAACTTTTAAAGGCAGGAGATCTGAGAGGAGGTTGGCGCAAAGGTCCCAGGATACTGAGggtttgaggccagttctcaggcAGGCGCCAGAGGACGTGGACATTGTGAGGAAGTATGGGTAGGACTCGGTGACTGGTTGGTTCTGGGGAGTGTGAGGGGGTGGCCACTTGatgccaccccacctccccacagtTTGGTGCTGCCTGATGACAGCCGGGCCAGCCACCAACGGACAAGGGTGGTGCGACGCAGCCTCAGCCCCATGTTCAATCACACCATGGTTTATGATGGCTTCGGCCCTGCTGACCTGCTCCAGGCCTGTGCTGAGCTCTCTCTCTGGGACCATGGGCCCCTGGCCAGTCGCCAGCTGGGGGGCACACGCCTCAGCCTGGGCACCGGTGAGTGGGGCAGAGCCCTGAGGGGACCCGATGCTAGGAGGCAGGGGCTTGACACGTGGCCCTGGGCACTTCTCTGTCCTTTCCTGAGCTTTGGTATCCACGGAGAATGTGGGGGTGACAGTGCATGATCTGGGACCAGGCAGGTGTTCCTTGGGACCTGGGGTGTCCAGCGTGACCATGTCTTCCACCCCTGCCCGCCCACATCTAGGCAGCAGCTATGGGCTCCAGGTGCCCTGGATGGACTCCACACCTGAGGAGAGGCAGCTGTGGCAGACCCTCCTGGAGCGGCCATGTGTGTGGGTGGATGGCCTTCTGCCCCTCAGAAccaacctggcccccaggacATAGCTGCCCTACAAGCCCTACAAAACCCCTCTTTCTGGACCCCCATCTCAGGGCCTGCCCTTGGCTAAAGTCAATAAAGTCTATTCTGAGGGCAACAAGGGGCTGTTGTCGGCTTGGGGGTGGGAGCGTGGGGAGGGCAATGATAGGAGGAAAGTGAAGAGGGCCAGATGAAGGAACTTTAGACTCAGACATAAAGACCTTAGGGAGCTGGTCCTAGGATTCCTCCCCATACTTCAGACATCGCCAAGGCCCAAGGGTACAAAAGTATTGTTTAATAGTCTTTGCCTGCTGGTACTCCGTGAGCTTGAGGCACCTCTCTGGTTGGTTCCCCCCACTGGGGCTAGGCTTGGGCCCTACCCTGCCCCCCGCCCACCTGGCCTCCTCCAGTTGCCCCTGGGTCCTGGGGCAGGTGTGTCAGAagcctcttgtgtttcctgcattcATCCATCCTTGGGTCTGGCCTTCTGTCTCCGATGTCCTCATTCAGCCTCCTGCGGGCCAGGGGTAACTGGCGTGGATCTTGCTCGCTGTGCCAAGATGGCTCTCCAGATGCGGCATATCATCCCTCCCCTGGGGGTACCAGGCTCAATGAGGCTCAGGCAGAAGAAGGCCCTGGGCTCTCTCTCTGGTACCCACTGTCTGCCTGATGCCCCCTCTGTCCCCAAGGGACCCTAGGGTCCCTATAGTTTTCAGAGAGGAACCCAGGCAGGCCTGTAACTAGGGGGGTGGTGTCAGGATCTGGACAGCATGAGGCCATATGTGTGGGTTATCCCTCAAGGGCCCAGGACATACCTGATGCGTGTGTAGATGAGGTCATCTCTAGTGGCACAGGTTAGTAAGGCATGGAGGGTGAAGCTGTGGTTCAGTAGCTAGTTGTGGACAACGACACATACACAGAAACAGGGAGAGGTAAAATCAGAGAAAGGTGGGTCCAGAGACCCAGGAACTAGCTCTGTTCTACTACCAACATGCTAGGACAGATCACactcctttctgggcctcagttttctcatctgtccaaTGGGAGGCATATACAAAGTGCTCATTCAGTATTGAGATTCTCTGCATCAGAGGGAGAAAGTGAGAAGAGCTGAAAGATGGGCATAGATGGAGTCTTTGGTTGGTGGGGGTCAGGGACTGCCAGTACTCGCCCACTCACCGTCTGGATGGTGCCTGAATCCACATTCAGTTCCTGTAGCCACCGCACCAGGCCCTGGTCCACTGTGAGAGCAAGTGTCAGGGAGAAGTCAGCTGGTGAACCCAAGGATGCCTCTGCCAAGAAGCTGCCTCACACCCACCATTTGAGCTGCTCCCACTCACCTGGGGGCTCTGAGGCCAGGGCCCAGGTCCTGGCCTCCCCCCTGACGTGCTGTAGGGTTAGCTGCACTAGGACCTGGCACTCCCGTTCCTTCTCAGCCAGGACATCTCGAAGCCTGTTAGAAGGCAGAAGGCAATAGAATGGAGGGGGCGTAGGGGTGAAGCTCCTGCAGAGGCTATGGGCGAGTCCCAGAAGCTGTACCTATCGGTCTCTGCTCGCAAGAGGCCCAGCTGCACCATCGAAGGTGGGGTGCCCTGCTCGGGTTCCCCTGGGAGCAGGTTCTGCTGGACTGGGGTCTCCTGCTGCATCCGCTGGGACTCCTCTTCTTTATTGGACTCCTCCGACTTCGGTGGGACTGTCTCCTTTTCCGTCTCTGCCAATCCGAGTGGGGTGAACTCAGGCAGGGCGAGAATGCCTATTTAGGACCCCAGACATCGGCAGAGGACGCGGGGCTCTGGGCAGGGGCTAGGCAGTGTCAGCCTGGGAGATATCCATTTGGTTACGCCATCCCCCTGCTTGGTGCCGGGTCAAGCCGGGGCCTCACTGACCACGCCCCTACCTGCCCAATTTGTGTTCGCCACGCCCCCAAGGATCACACCCTCGCcccgcaggcaggcaggcaggctccaATCCCCCACCCACCTGGGGCCAGAACAGCCAGGGCTGCCCGCACAGCACGGCTGAGCAGCGAGTCCAGCACGAACATCCAGTGTGGGCGGATCTGGCGCCTGTGGAGGATCTGCTTCACCTGGAGCAGGAGGAATGGTGCGGCTGAGACTGCTGAGCTTCAAACAGAGATGGGGCTTGAGTTGGAAAGGCCTAGAAAGTCTTCTATCGGAGGCAAGTGGGGTGGGCGGGCTTGGGATCAAAAGAGGGGCTAGGAAGCTAGGACTGGGCAGCTGTCCCTTTCCCGATGGTTCTATCTGGGAAGACATGGAATCTTGCAACATCAAGTCCTTGTACATTCCCAAGCATGGGGAGCTCACTACCTCTTATTGGGCAGCCCTAACTGAGAAAGCTCCCTCACCGCATCCGGGAAGGCGAAGAGCGGTCCTTGCAGAATCTCGGGCTCAAGGCCCTGGACCCGAAGCTGCCCTTGCAGCTCCCGCAGCTGCTGGGCCAGCTGCCGGCGGTTGGGAGTGTGGATGTGCGCCCTGAGGCAGCGCAGTAGCTGTTCCGCATGATTCCTCCCCAGATGGGAACcctgaagaggaagagaaggtcaTCAGCGAGTATTCCCGCCTGAGCCGGGGGAGATGCTGGTGGGAGGGTGCGGggcgcggtggggtggggagcggAGGGACGGGGGAGGCCTTCAGCAGGAGTCCTGCTGGTGCTAGACCAGCAGGGGGCGCCGGGGCGAGCCGCCCACCTGTTCTTGCTCCAGGCAGAGACTCTCCGCCAGGGCCTGCAGCTCCTGCTCCAGTACTGTGGCCAACATGGCCCGGCGCTTGCTCTCTTGGTGCAGGAGGCTCAGCCCCGAGCTCTCCTCAGGGGACGCGGGCTCCTCGGCCCCAGGCTCCTCAGGCACCCTGGGTGCAGTGAAGAGCAGCTGATGGAGGGAGGGCAGCAACACCAGCCACTTCCACCccagagtttgaatcctggcttttaCTTTCATGCCCACCTCACAGGGATAAAAGAGATGAACTCAGCATTGAGAGGGCACAATAAATATAAGTAAGAGCATTTGGGAGGAGGGCACCAAATGCCATCCTTGCAAGTGGTCAAAGTGCCCAAGTCCCCAAGGAGGGCTTTTTCTGGAGGGAGTGTACCAGGACAAAACCAGATGAAGCAAACCCACCCCAGGACCCTGGGTTCTTACCGGAGCTGGCAGGTGTCCCCATAACTGAGGCAGCGCTTGGGGGGACTGGGAGGGTGCTGAGAGGGTGCCTGAGGGCGCGGGAATGTCTGGGACTGGGAGGTCAAGTCAGCTGAAGGAGTGGGGCTGGCGGAAGGGGCATCTGAGGGAGGGACAAGGTTGTCAGCCGGGGCCCCCTGAGCCCTCTCACCTCCACAGCTCCTCTGCCCTCACCCCAGCGTGCTCACTCCCTCCACCCACTTAGTACCTGAGGACCTTAGAGCATGTTGGGGGGAGCCGGGGCGGCAGCTCCTCTTCCCAGGTTGCAGGAAGGGGTCCTCCAGCAGTGCTTGAGCACTGGCTCGGAGGCGTGGGTCTGGCTCAAAAGTTCGGAGGAGGAAGGCTTGAGCCTCGGCTGACAGAGAAATGGGCACTGGTGGGTGCACCTTGTACATGCCCACctgggaagagggcagggaggggacacaAGGGACAAGTTTAGAGGTGTTCAGGGCCCAGtctgtccccaccccacctcataaGCCAGGCCCTGAGGGATCTCACCTGAAACATGGCAGCCTGCGGGCTCCCCAGCTCGTGGAAGGGTGGGCGACCTGTGGCCATCTCGATTACAGTGCAGCCCAATGACCAGATGTCCGCCGCCTTCCCATACCCTCGTGGGCCCTGGTCAATGATTTCTGGGGCCATATATTGTAGGGTCCCTAGGACAGGAGCAGTAGCAATAGTGCGCATCTAGGCTTTGTCACTGTGGGGGCGGCAGGGGGCTCTATCATCCTCTGGCCACCTGCATTCACTCTGAACTTTAGTATCCAAAACAGTTCCTATCACCTCCCCTGGTCATCAAACATCTATCCTGAGTCTCCTCACTCATCTCAGGCTCCATCACGTTCGTGGGCTCCATCATCCACAGTAGGTGCCATCATCTATCCTGGATTGCATCATCTGCTTTGACCTTTAGACCACGTCAACACTTCTGGGCTCCGTTTCAGGGACTAAACTCAATGTCATCAGCTATCCAAGCTCCAGTTCTAGATTCTATCACCTCACCCCTGGCTCAATCACCTGCCCCGGGTTCCATCCCCCATTAGGACTCTAACTCCATGCCCAGGAGAAACAGCATTCCCTGGAAGGTCCCAAGAGTTCTCCGCCCCATGTCAGCAACCCCattcaccaccccaccccctgttACCTGTGAAGGTCTCAGTGCAGGGTGTGATGCCTGCTAGTCGCTTGGAGGTACCAAAGTCAGAAATCTTGAGCAGCCCGCTGAAGGTGTTGATCAGTACGTTGTCCCCCTGAGTAGAGTGGACATTGTGCTCAGCGGACATCAGGCTGGGCTCCTGGTGCCAGAACAGGACCCTATCCCGGGACCCcgactcctgggactcccagcCTGACCCTGCCTCTATCAGCCTCCTCCCCCTGCCATCCCACTTATCCCCCTCTGGAAGTTAGCTTCCGATCTGAACTTCTTGCCTTCTCTGGGGAACCTTCTTGATGAATTCCCCAACCCTTTGCAAAGGGTCTGCCCACTTAGTCTAAACTGCCAGCCTCTGTCTGGGGCCATATCTCTtcctccccaccgcccccccccccaccagggtGAGCCAGCTACACGCTGACCTTGATATCTCGATGCACGATGCGGTTGTCGTGCAGGTAGCCGAGTCCCTGCAGGATCTGGCGGGTGTAGAAACTGATGGTGCTCTCGTTGTCCTGCAGGGGTCCCCACACTGACCGCAGCAAGGAGGACAGGCTGCCTGGGAAGATGAGTCCAAGGTCATAATTGGCACCACCTACTCCAGCCCACAGCTCTCTGCTcaaaggccaggccaggccatgGCCCAGACTCCATCACCCAACTGCACTGCCTCAGCTAATTCTGGCTACACCGCCCACACACGCCAGGGTTCATTTTCCCGGAGGGTTCTCCACCCCTGCTTGGCTCCAGCCCCATGCCCCACAACTCCAGTTCCATTCCCATCCCACACAGGGCAGGAACCTCCAGGCACTTCCTCCATGAAGATCTTGAGGTAGCCGCCCTGACTGGCTGAGCCCAGATAGCGCACGATGTTCTTGTGGCGCAGACGTTTGTGCAGAGCGATCTCTTCATGCAGTGGCTGAGAGAACCTGGGGGCAGGTAGGGAGTGAAGAACAGGCCAGCTTGGGGCAGAGATGCTTACCCAACTCCAGCGCCAGCAAGGCAGGCCCCCAGGATCTGCCCCTCCCACCAGCACCCCGGCCCCCGACCTTCCGCAACGTAATCACCCAGCCCACACGCCCCTCCAGACTACAGCCCACCCTCCCGGTCCCTGCAGTTCTGCGTACAGGCCTGGGCCCACTGGGCTCGTACTCTCGCTTCTGTGAGCCCGCGCACTCGGCTCGACCACTTGGGCATCCGCGTCACCCCCGCCTGCAGTCCCGCCCACAGGACCCTCTCAACTCGCGGTCCCGCCCATTTGACCCGCCCACCTGGTCCCCCACCCCGAGCCCTGAGCCCCGCCCGCGTGGCCTCAGGTCCCAGACCTGCTGTCCCGCTCCGGGATCTCCTTGATGGCGATGCGCACCCGCGTGCGCCGATCGCGGCCGGCGTACACCACCCCGTAGGTGCCCTTGCCCAGCACCAGCCGCTCTCCCGACTCCGTGTACTCATAATCAAACTGGGGGGGCGGGTGAGATGCGGGGTTCACCTGGGCCCTcagcccttccccctcctcaagCTCCCAGCAACCCCTTCCTCACCTCCAGtacctcccctctgccctccgcCTCCTCTGCGGCCGCCGTGGAGTCCGGATTCTTCACCAAGGCCTGGATCAGCCCGCAGAACCTGAGGGGCCGAGATCAGACTGATGGGAGGGGCACCTTGGGCGGAAACTGTCCCCTCTTTGCCGAGAGCACCCAGGGAGCAtatcccttcctttccctcaatACACCGAGCACCCTTGCCCTCAGAGCACCCTGACCCCGAAGGGCTGCGCGCACCACTGGCAGTGCCCTCCGCTGGGGAAGCACAGCTGGACGTCCTGAGCCGGGGGAAGCCCGTAGAGGAAGCAGCAGCGCTCGTCTCGCTTCGACACGCTGGAAGGGATGAAGAGCCCCAGTGAGCCGGGCAGCCCATCagcgccccccccgcccccgcccgacCTCCCCCAGGTCTCCCCTCTCACCTGACACCGCTGATGGAGGCCACCGGGAAGGTCCAGCTGGAGGGAACGTCCTGTGAGAAGAAAAAGGTCCGAGAGGGGTGTGGGGACCAGGAGAGGGGTCTGGGGATGAGGGAAAGGCTGGAGAGAAGGGGTGCATAGATGTGAAAGGGGGTGACTCACCGGCGATATCACCTGCTTACCGGGCTCCAGCAGGCTCACTGTCACTGTGCTCACCGGGTTGGTACCCTGAGCCTCCAGCCTGGCCGGTAGCAGCACCTTATTCATCTCCAGGACCAGCACCTGCAGATGACAGGGGAGAGGGGTTGGTCAAAAGGGGCCTGCCCCTCTCCCAGGTCCCACACCCCACGGGCCTCACCAAGCACTGCGCCCCTTGGGAACAAGTCATCTTGAGTGGCTGGCAGGACTGTAGCAAAAAGTGGAGCCAGAAGTGGGCATGGTGTGGAGTTTCTCCAGGAGGCTCTAGTGTGGGTCTGAAGTGCTGGTACAGCAGGAAGGTTTCCATCACAGACACCAGGTACCTGCAGACACAACCTTGTCCTCAACTCAGCCCAGGCACCAGCTAGTACTGCCAGGGAGAGTAGACTGGCTTGGATGCAGCCAGAATGTGGCCATT is a window encoding:
- the MAP3K6 gene encoding mitogen-activated protein kinase kinase kinase 6 isoform X2, with the translated sequence MTNNVLLCSQADLPDLQALREDIFQKNSDSVGSYTLIPYVVTATGRVLCGDAGLLRGLADGLVQAGVGTEVLLTPLVGRLARLLEATPTDSCGYFRETIRRDIRQARERFSGQQLRQELARLQRRLDSIELLSPDIIMNLLLSYRDVQDYSAIIELVETLQALPTCDVAEQHNVCFHYTFALNRRNRPGDREKALAVLLPLVQFEGSVAPDLYCMCGRIYKDMFFSSDFQDAGHREQAYHWYRKAFDVEPSLHSGINAAVLLIAAGQRFEDSKELRLIGMKLGCLLARKGCVEKMQYYWDVGFYLGAQILANDLTQVALAAEQLYKLNAPVWYLVSVMETFLLYQHFRPTLEPPGETPHHAHFWLHFLLQSCQPLKMTCSQGAQCLVLVLEMNKVLLPARLEAQGTNPVSTVTVSLLEPGKQVISPDVPSSWTFPVASISGVSVSKRDERCCFLYGLPPAQDVQLCFPSGGHCQWFCGLIQALVKNPDSTAAAEEAEGRGEFDYEYTESGERLVLGKGTYGVVYAGRDRRTRVRIAIKEIPERDSRFSQPLHEEIALHKRLRHKNIVRYLGSASQGGYLKIFMEEVPGGSLSSLLRSVWGPLQDNESTISFYTRQILQGLGYLHDNRIVHRDIKGDNVLINTFSGLLKISDFGTSKRLAGITPCTETFTGTLQYMAPEIIDQGPRGYGKAADIWSLGCTVIEMATGRPPFHELGSPQAAMFQVGMYKVHPPVPISLSAEAQAFLLRTFEPDPRLRASAQALLEDPFLQPGKRSCRPGSPQHALRSSDAPSASPTPSADLTSQSQTFPRPQAPSQHPPSPPKRCLSYGDTCQLRVPEEPGAEEPASPEESSGLSLLHQESKRRAMLATVLEQELQALAESLCLEQEQGSHLGRNHAEQLLRCLRAHIHTPNRRQLAQQLRELQGQLRVQGLEPEILQGPLFAFPDAVKQILHRRQIRPHWMFVLDSLLSRAVRAALAVLAPETEKETVPPKSEESNKEEESQRMQQETPVQQNLLPGEPEQGTPPSMVQLGLLRAETDRLRDVLAEKERECQVLVQLTLQHVRGEARTWALASEPPVDQGLVRWLQELNVDSGTIQTLLNHSFTLHALLTCATRDDLIYTRIRGGMICRIWRAILAQRARSTPVTPGPQEAE